The following are encoded together in the Echeneis naucrates chromosome 9, fEcheNa1.1, whole genome shotgun sequence genome:
- the b3galt8 gene encoding beta-1,3-galactosyltransferase 2, with translation MTTIYSWRIIKLLSVSAVLVLSAQLFVSIPGKPLPKLSPLPEEENRILVPESYHYIINQPDVCRDRIPFLVFMVPVSPQETSARETIRRTWGAPSQDTLTMFYMGLPMGGHLPSIQDQLEDENRKHADIIQMNFQDSYQNLTIKTLMIMNWLATYCPNAVFAMKVDADIFVNVFYLIKWLKGSPRQSFITGSVINDGRPRRDSNSKWYVSEEQYPEDTFPPYVSGAGYVFSADMAGRISWASRFIRMISLEDVYVGLCLRVLGVQPVYSISLPTLRNLFEIRNLEYNRCTFAKLIIVNGFKPSKLQHAWQDFSKGHTSC, from the coding sequence ATGACGACAATTTATTCTTGGAGGATTATCAAGTTACTTTCAGTTTCAGCCGTGCTCGTCCTGTCTGCTCAGCTCTTTGTGAGTATTCCGGGTAAACCCCTTCCAAAACTCAGCCCCCTCcctgaggaggaaaacaggaTCTTAGTCCCCGAGTCATACCACTACATTATCAACCAGCCTGATGTGTGCAGGGACAGAATCCCCTTCCTGGTCTTCATGGTACCAGTTTCCCCCCAGGAGACCAGTGCAAGAGAGACCATCAGGAGAACATGGGGTGCACCAAGTCAGGACACCCTTACTATGTTTTACATGGGGCTTCCAATGGGGGGGCACTTGCCAAGCATCCAGGACCAGCTGGAGGATGAAAATAGAAAGCATGCAGATATTATCCAGATGAACTTCCAGGACAGTTACCAGAATCTGACAATCAAGACGTTGATGATAATGAACTGGCTGGCAACCTACTGCCCAAATGCCGTCTTCGCCATGAAGGTGGATGCTGACATCTTTGTGAATGTGTTCTACCTCATCAAGTGGCTAAAGGGCTCCCCACGGCAGAGTTTCATCACAGGATCAGTCATCAACGATGGCAGGCCAAGGAGGGATAGTAACAGCAAGTGGTATGTGTCAGAGGAACAGTATCCAGAAGACACATTCCCTCCGTATGTGTCCGGAGCTGGGTATGTATTCTCTGCAGACATGGCTGGTAGGATCTCCTGGGCATCCCGGTTTATCCGGATGATCTCTTTGGAGGATGTGTACGTGGGACTATGTCTGCGTGTGTTAGGTGTCCAGCCCGTGTATTCCATCAGCCTGCCCACTCTCAGGAATCTGTTTGAAATCAGGAACCTGGAGTACAACAGGTGCACCTTTGCCAAACTTATAATTGTAAATGGGTTCAAGCCATCTAAGCTGCAGCATGCTTGGCAGGATTTCTCCAAAGGCCACACCAGCTGCTGA